A section of the Enterococcus montenegrensis genome encodes:
- a CDS encoding dihydroorotate oxidase yields the protein MLTTNFLDFDFENPFMNASGVHCMTIKELDELSTSAAGAYIMKSATPKKRAGNSEPRYYDVPLGSINSMGLPNLGFEYYLEYALKQQENTKRPLFFSVAGMSVAENIAMLKEIEASDFAGVTELNLSCPNVPGKPQVAYDFELTEETLNQVFTFFTKPLGVKLPPYFDMAHFDQMAEILNKYPLAYVNSINSIGNGLYIDTTSDQVVIKPKEGFGGIGGQYVKPTALANVRAFYTRLKPEIKIIGTGGILTGQDAYEHLLCGATMLQVGTQLQKEGPAIFERLTKELASIMTLKGYQTIDEFRGKLKVID from the coding sequence GTGTTAACCACCAACTTTTTGGACTTTGATTTTGAAAATCCCTTTATGAATGCTTCAGGTGTTCATTGCATGACCATAAAAGAACTTGACGAACTAAGTACTTCAGCAGCAGGCGCTTATATTATGAAAAGTGCAACACCTAAAAAGCGAGCAGGAAATAGCGAGCCGCGTTATTACGATGTTCCTTTGGGTAGTATTAATTCGATGGGGTTACCTAATTTAGGTTTTGAGTACTATTTGGAATATGCCTTGAAACAACAAGAAAACACAAAACGCCCCCTATTTTTCTCAGTTGCCGGAATGAGTGTGGCAGAAAATATTGCGATGTTAAAAGAAATTGAAGCCAGTGATTTTGCAGGGGTAACTGAATTAAATTTATCTTGTCCTAATGTTCCAGGCAAGCCGCAAGTTGCTTATGATTTTGAGTTGACAGAAGAAACATTAAATCAAGTTTTTACATTTTTTACCAAGCCCTTAGGTGTGAAATTGCCACCGTATTTTGATATGGCACATTTTGATCAAATGGCAGAAATTTTAAATAAATATCCGTTAGCTTACGTGAATTCTATCAATAGTATTGGAAATGGCTTATATATCGACACAACCAGCGATCAAGTCGTCATTAAACCCAAAGAAGGCTTCGGTGGAATTGGTGGTCAATACGTAAAACCAACGGCTTTAGCCAATGTGCGAGCTTTTTATACACGTTTAAAACCAGAAATTAAAATCATCGGAACCGGCGGTATTTTAACAGGCCAAGATGCCTATGAGCATTTATTGTGTGGCGCTACGATGCTACAGGTGGGAACGCAACTGCAAAAAGAAGGACCGGCTATTTTCGAGCGTTTGACAAAAGAGTTGGCTAGCATTATGACTTTAAAAGGCTATCAAACAATTGATGAATTTCGGGGAAAATTAAAAGTCATTGACTAA
- a CDS encoding metal-sulfur cluster assembly factor yields MNEIRTEQEIEEIKERILTALETVIDPELGIDIVNLGLIYDIEFEGETGEAVIKMTLTTMGCPLADILTDQIHQALAEVPEVTKTEVKLVWYPAWTTDKMSRYARIALGIR; encoded by the coding sequence ATGAATGAAATCCGCACCGAACAAGAAATTGAAGAAATCAAAGAACGTATTTTAACCGCATTAGAAACTGTGATTGACCCTGAATTAGGGATCGATATTGTCAATCTTGGTTTAATATATGATATTGAATTTGAAGGCGAAACAGGAGAGGCCGTCATTAAAATGACCTTGACCACCATGGGTTGTCCTTTGGCTGATATTTTGACCGATCAAATCCATCAAGCGCTAGCTGAAGTGCCAGAAGTTACTAAAACGGAAGTTAAACTGGTTTGGTACCCTGCTTGGACTACTGATAAAATGAGCCGTTATGCCCGAATTGCTTTGGGTATTCGCTAA
- a CDS encoding HAD-IC family P-type ATPase: MEKYQDFQLEKQELLKKYGVREVALGLGEDEAKRRLQKDGLNQLTSQKTPKWKLLLRQFHNMIIYILLFAAVLTLLMGHVSDAIIIAVVVIVNVLIGYYQEASAADALEKIKGLLSQEATVYRDGIRQDIAAEKLVVGDVVFLEAGDNVPADLRMVETDNLRIKESSLTGEADSVEKNADQISEAATPLAERNNLAFASTAVTAGSGIGIVIATGAHSEIGKISTEVAQTKSEKTPLMKEIDNLGKGITWVIIGVSVLLFILSLLLETYAISVLTLAVVTMIVGSIPEGLPATTSVVLAMGVNEMAKKNHTIVKTLPAVETLGSVAVVATDKTGTLTKNEMTVKDIIFSKRQLKVSGDGYDPTGAILSADNQVVELDEELKLFLEAGFEANDTVLHNEAGWQINGEPTDGAFLTLYYKQFPFPKKTEYTEIDMLPFDSDYRYIAKLVEKKDGQRILFIKGSPDKLFLMAKANGKQKFAEDYWTNQVTNLTEQGKRVVAVGYQVVSNLVTQITPELLTKGIHFLGIAGIIDPPEESVIPALKEMNQAGVSVKMITGDHPLTAKAIAEKLNLAPEVSVITGGQLEQMSPQELEQAVVENQVFARTTPQNKLEIVAALQKNGLVTAMTGDGVNDAPALKKANIGVAMGKKGTDVAKDSADMILTDDNFGTMAVAIREGRRIYDNIKKSILFLLPTSFAEGLIIAFTILLQKDMPLQPTQLLWINMVSAITIQFAFIFEPAEANIMTRKPRQSTGRIFNRHDIFQMGYVSILVAAISLISYEWLLLQGVTRVVASTMMINIVVLSKIFYLFNIRTKAPLFSKSFFTNPKAFWISGTMLLLQIALTYLPFMQNWFYTAALSPLEWGIAVAAGVVILAITECDKLLRIKNKAK, translated from the coding sequence ATGGAGAAATATCAAGATTTTCAGTTGGAAAAACAAGAACTATTAAAAAAATATGGTGTACGAGAAGTTGCATTAGGTCTTGGTGAGGATGAGGCCAAAAGAAGGTTGCAAAAAGATGGTTTGAACCAGTTAACGAGTCAGAAAACTCCCAAATGGAAATTACTGTTGCGACAATTTCACAATATGATTATTTACATTTTATTATTTGCGGCTGTTTTGACGTTGTTAATGGGACATGTTTCAGATGCGATTATTATTGCTGTGGTTGTTATTGTCAATGTATTAATCGGCTACTACCAAGAGGCAAGTGCAGCAGATGCACTAGAAAAAATCAAAGGATTGTTGTCGCAAGAAGCGACAGTTTATCGCGATGGCATTCGGCAAGACATCGCAGCTGAAAAATTGGTGGTAGGCGATGTTGTCTTTTTAGAAGCTGGCGATAATGTTCCTGCCGACTTAAGAATGGTCGAAACCGACAATTTACGTATAAAAGAGTCTTCATTAACCGGAGAGGCTGATTCGGTAGAAAAAAATGCGGACCAAATCAGTGAAGCTGCTACGCCACTAGCAGAAAGAAACAACTTAGCTTTTGCCTCAACTGCAGTCACAGCGGGCAGTGGTATTGGAATTGTTATTGCCACTGGTGCACACAGTGAAATTGGAAAGATTTCAACAGAAGTTGCCCAAACAAAAAGTGAAAAGACACCTTTAATGAAAGAAATTGATAATCTGGGAAAAGGGATTACTTGGGTAATTATCGGCGTTTCGGTTCTTTTATTTATCCTAAGTCTTCTGTTAGAAACCTATGCAATTTCGGTTCTAACACTGGCGGTGGTGACTATGATTGTGGGCTCAATTCCAGAAGGACTGCCGGCAACGACATCTGTTGTTTTGGCCATGGGAGTAAATGAGATGGCAAAAAAAAATCATACCATTGTCAAAACACTTCCAGCTGTCGAAACATTAGGATCAGTTGCGGTGGTTGCAACCGATAAAACGGGGACCTTAACCAAAAATGAAATGACCGTAAAGGATATTATTTTTTCAAAACGTCAATTAAAAGTCTCAGGAGATGGGTATGACCCCACTGGTGCTATTCTTAGCGCTGATAATCAAGTTGTCGAACTAGATGAAGAATTAAAGTTGTTTTTAGAAGCAGGATTTGAAGCCAACGATACTGTTTTGCATAATGAAGCTGGCTGGCAAATTAATGGTGAACCAACGGACGGTGCCTTTTTAACATTGTATTATAAGCAATTTCCCTTCCCTAAAAAAACAGAGTATACCGAAATTGACATGTTGCCATTTGATTCAGATTACCGATATATTGCTAAATTAGTAGAGAAAAAAGATGGGCAGCGAATTTTATTTATCAAAGGGTCCCCTGATAAATTGTTTTTAATGGCAAAAGCCAATGGAAAACAAAAATTTGCTGAGGACTATTGGACAAATCAGGTAACCAACTTAACTGAGCAAGGAAAAAGAGTTGTTGCGGTTGGATACCAAGTTGTGAGCAATTTGGTTACACAAATTACACCTGAACTTTTAACCAAAGGCATTCATTTTCTCGGAATTGCCGGCATTATCGATCCACCAGAAGAATCAGTGATACCTGCGTTAAAGGAAATGAATCAAGCTGGGGTGAGTGTCAAAATGATTACAGGCGATCATCCGCTGACAGCAAAAGCAATTGCAGAAAAGCTCAATTTGGCACCTGAAGTTTCAGTTATCACCGGAGGCCAATTAGAGCAAATGTCCCCACAAGAACTAGAACAAGCAGTAGTAGAAAATCAAGTGTTTGCACGAACGACACCGCAAAATAAATTGGAAATTGTTGCTGCCCTCCAAAAAAATGGCTTGGTGACAGCGATGACTGGAGATGGCGTGAATGATGCGCCAGCATTAAAAAAAGCCAATATTGGTGTTGCAATGGGGAAAAAAGGAACGGATGTGGCCAAAGATTCAGCAGATATGATTTTAACTGACGATAATTTTGGCACAATGGCAGTTGCGATTCGTGAGGGGCGCAGGATTTATGACAATATCAAAAAGAGCATTCTCTTTTTGTTGCCAACTTCTTTTGCAGAAGGGTTGATTATCGCCTTTACAATATTATTGCAAAAAGATATGCCGCTACAGCCTACACAGTTGCTTTGGATTAACATGGTTTCAGCGATTACGATTCAATTTGCCTTCATTTTTGAACCGGCAGAAGCCAATATTATGACACGAAAACCAAGGCAGTCAACGGGACGAATATTTAATCGCCATGACATTTTTCAAATGGGATATGTCTCTATTTTAGTGGCAGCTATCAGCCTGATTTCATATGAATGGTTGCTTTTGCAAGGTGTGACGAGGGTCGTGGCTAGTACGATGATGATTAATATCGTTGTTTTAAGCAAGATTTTTTACTTGTTTAATATTCGAACGAAAGCGCCACTTTTTTCAAAAAGTTTCTTTACTAATCCCAAAGCCTTTTGGATTAGCGGAACTATGCTTTTGTTGCAGATTGCACTAACATATCTTCCGTTTATGCAAAACTGGTTTTATACAGCCGCTTTATCGCCTTTGGAATGGGGAATCGCTGTGGCAGCCGGGGTCGTGATATTAGCTATCACTGAATGTGATAAATTATTACGCATAAAAAATAAGGCTAAATAA
- a CDS encoding YitT family protein codes for MEMMKKIGVVLLSGVIAAVALNFFLIPAQVLAAGMNGVAQIVVSLGQQYLGITFDTGIFIFLLNVPIFVVGFLKLGKAATFWSFMNVISVSLFTIIIPQGEVTNNILMNAIVGGVLLGVGGGLSLKFGFTTGGLDIVSLILSNTTGKTVGNFMLLLNGIIVLIAGFIFNWESALYTIISIYAMSHVVDAIHTSHQKVTAFIITTKPNEVGQNISEHVFRGMTLLPSMGGYSGVEGKMIMMVVTRYELYDLEQAILEVDENAFVDFVPTQSIIGRFASEDDQRTFKVTGVFPEIKMTKKKSHK; via the coding sequence ATGGAAATGATGAAAAAAATTGGAGTTGTTTTGCTCTCAGGCGTAATCGCTGCGGTGGCACTGAACTTCTTTTTAATCCCAGCACAAGTCTTAGCAGCAGGGATGAACGGGGTCGCACAAATTGTTGTCTCATTAGGACAACAATACTTAGGTATCACTTTTGATACTGGGATTTTTATTTTCTTATTAAATGTGCCAATTTTTGTCGTGGGCTTTTTAAAATTGGGGAAAGCCGCAACATTTTGGAGTTTTATGAATGTTATTAGTGTTTCTTTATTCACCATTATCATTCCACAAGGAGAAGTGACAAATAATATCTTGATGAATGCCATTGTTGGTGGAGTCTTATTAGGTGTCGGTGGTGGCCTGTCTTTGAAATTTGGGTTTACTACCGGTGGTTTAGATATCGTTTCGCTTATTTTATCCAACACGACCGGGAAAACTGTCGGTAATTTTATGTTGTTACTAAACGGAATTATTGTTTTGATTGCTGGTTTTATTTTTAACTGGGAGAGCGCACTATATACGATCATTTCTATTTATGCGATGAGTCACGTCGTTGATGCAATTCATACAAGTCATCAAAAAGTGACGGCTTTTATTATCACAACAAAACCAAATGAAGTCGGGCAGAACATTTCAGAACATGTTTTTCGTGGAATGACGTTACTACCTTCAATGGGAGGGTATTCTGGGGTGGAAGGCAAAATGATTATGATGGTTGTCACCCGTTATGAATTGTATGATTTAGAGCAGGCAATTTTAGAAGTGGATGAAAATGCTTTTGTCGATTTTGTACCAACACAATCTATTATCGGACGTTTTGCTAGTGAAGATGATCAACGAACGTTTAAAGTAACAGGAGTCTTTCCTGAAATTAAAATGACGAAGAAAAAAAGCCATAAATAA
- a CDS encoding phage holin family protein, whose amino-acid sequence MYQEFWHFLLYLQGTGIFNVVAVLAIAMIFDFFSGMVVAKIKRVISSRIGINGIIRKLASMLLLLFFVPVAFILPAKTGVAMLWVFYLGYLCLEIESIFENYRKLGFDMTIFTKFLAEIVALWKRK is encoded by the coding sequence ATGTATCAAGAGTTTTGGCATTTTTTATTGTATTTGCAAGGTACTGGGATTTTTAATGTAGTAGCAGTTTTAGCAATTGCGATGATTTTTGACTTTTTTAGTGGTATGGTAGTGGCCAAAATCAAAAGGGTGATATCTTCTCGGATTGGCATTAATGGGATTATTCGAAAACTGGCAAGCATGTTATTGTTACTGTTCTTTGTTCCAGTCGCCTTTATTTTGCCAGCTAAAACGGGTGTCGCTATGTTATGGGTCTTTTATTTAGGCTACTTATGTTTAGAAATTGAATCTATTTTTGAAAACTATCGTAAACTTGGCTTTGATATGACGATCTTTACAAAGTTTTTGGCCGAAATCGTTGCATTATGGAAACGCAAATAA
- a CDS encoding B3/B4 domain-containing protein, protein MKFYLRDSLVQLGMTAIVLAKVTNVTPDVPLTKELENYITASEKLAANYDREAIRVHSVIAGYRAKMQAIGQSVKKNPPTAEALIKNIQRRGSMPRVNSIVDLYNAEALHSFLAIGAHDFDTITEFVEFTRAYEATVFFPIGSNEKQVSVGDIIYRDQKGVMAYLDARDGEAYKITPKTKNLLLIMQGNANTDVPSRIAALKRVCENIKKICPLSAYEIAVVTQKDDTFFE, encoded by the coding sequence ATGAAATTTTATCTGAGGGATAGTTTAGTTCAATTAGGTATGACAGCCATCGTACTAGCAAAAGTAACAAATGTTACACCAGATGTTCCGTTAACCAAAGAGTTGGAAAACTATATTACCGCAAGTGAAAAATTAGCGGCAAATTATGATCGAGAGGCGATTCGTGTTCATTCAGTTATTGCGGGTTATCGTGCCAAGATGCAAGCAATCGGTCAGAGTGTAAAAAAAAATCCCCCCACAGCAGAAGCCTTGATCAAAAATATTCAGCGACGTGGAAGTATGCCGCGGGTAAATAGTATTGTAGATTTATACAATGCAGAAGCACTGCACTCATTTTTGGCCATTGGTGCCCATGATTTTGATACCATTACTGAATTTGTTGAATTTACACGAGCCTATGAGGCGACCGTTTTTTTCCCAATTGGCTCTAATGAAAAACAAGTTAGCGTAGGGGATATAATTTATCGCGATCAAAAAGGCGTGATGGCGTATCTTGATGCCCGTGATGGCGAAGCTTATAAAATCACACCAAAGACGAAAAACCTATTATTAATCATGCAAGGAAATGCCAATACCGATGTCCCTTCACGAATCGCGGCATTAAAAAGAGTCTGTGAAAATATTAAAAAAATATGTCCTTTATCAGCTTATGAAATTGCTGTTGTTACGCAAAAAGATGACACTTTTTTTGAATAA
- a CDS encoding MBL fold metallo-hydrolase — protein sequence MEIIKIPTGAIQENCYLVADKENLLIIDPGADGPIIIQEIEKLKAKPVAILLTHTHYDHIGAVDELRDYYNIPLYVSPLEADWLQDPIMNLSGLGRHDELENILVAPADFLFELKEYTLGGMTFEVVATPGHSIGSVSFIFDSFVISGDALFRGSIGRTDLPTGNLEQLLTSIKTELFTLPDEFPVYPGHGESTTVEREKKSNPFFLATR from the coding sequence ATGGAAATTATCAAAATTCCAACCGGGGCAATTCAAGAAAATTGCTATTTAGTAGCTGATAAAGAAAATCTTTTAATTATCGATCCCGGTGCGGATGGTCCAATTATTATCCAAGAAATAGAAAAGTTAAAGGCAAAACCGGTAGCAATTTTATTGACCCATACCCACTATGACCACATTGGAGCTGTCGATGAATTACGCGATTACTACAACATTCCTCTTTATGTTAGTCCCTTAGAGGCAGATTGGTTGCAAGATCCGATTATGAATCTTTCTGGCCTAGGAAGACACGATGAGCTGGAAAACATTCTTGTTGCACCAGCAGACTTTTTATTTGAATTAAAAGAATACACGCTAGGCGGCATGACCTTTGAGGTTGTGGCAACTCCGGGTCATTCCATTGGGAGTGTTAGCTTTATTTTTGATTCTTTTGTTATCAGTGGCGATGCCTTATTCCGTGGCAGTATCGGGCGTACCGATTTACCAACAGGCAATCTTGAACAGCTATTGACCAGTATCAAAACAGAACTTTTTACTTTACCAGATGAATTTCCCGTCTATCCGGGTCATGGTGAGTCAACTACTGTTGAACGCGAAAAAAAATCCAATCCGTTTTTTCTAGCAACACGTTAG
- a CDS encoding histidine phosphatase family protein, whose translation MEKVELYVIRHGKTMFNALQRAQGWCDTPLTEQGAQMIHYLGLGLKETDFVEAVSSDSGRAIETMRIVLGEHSDGNKIPYSIDNRIREWCWGSLEGGYDSEMWGVLPRVLNFKDSEEMWETNISFEKIAEAVKDADTANWAEDFETIKNRVLSGFEDIAHRVQKKGGGKAVIVSHGFTIAFLLNLIDETQPVRVDLQNGSVTRLTYDENGNFSIEEVGSTNFIEAGKKISKNLLA comes from the coding sequence ATGGAAAAAGTTGAACTTTATGTTATTCGTCATGGCAAAACAATGTTTAATGCACTGCAAAGAGCACAAGGATGGTGTGACACTCCCCTAACGGAACAAGGTGCCCAAATGATTCATTATTTAGGTCTTGGTTTAAAAGAAACAGACTTCGTTGAAGCTGTTTCCAGTGATTCTGGCCGCGCAATCGAAACAATGCGGATCGTCTTAGGTGAACATAGTGATGGGAATAAAATTCCTTACTCGATAGACAATCGCATCAGAGAGTGGTGCTGGGGTTCTTTAGAAGGTGGTTATGATTCTGAAATGTGGGGTGTTTTGCCTCGAGTTTTAAACTTTAAAGACAGCGAAGAAATGTGGGAAACTAACATTTCATTTGAAAAAATTGCTGAAGCTGTTAAAGATGCCGACACTGCTAATTGGGCAGAAGATTTTGAAACAATTAAAAATCGCGTACTTTCTGGTTTTGAAGATATTGCACATCGTGTGCAAAAAAAAGGTGGCGGCAAAGCTGTCATTGTTTCCCACGGCTTCACGATTGCCTTTTTACTCAATTTAATCGACGAAACACAACCGGTTCGGGTCGATTTGCAAAACGGGAGTGTCACTCGGTTAACTTATGACGAAAATGGTAATTTTTCCATCGAAGAAGTCGGTTCTACTAATTTTATTGAAGCGGGCAAAAAGATTTCAAAAAATCTTCTAGCTTAA
- a CDS encoding undecaprenyl-diphosphate phosphatase has protein sequence MFLLNILKAIILGIIEGITEWLPISSTGHLILANEFIKLQESEAFMTMFNVVIQLGAILAVIYLYFNKLNPFSPRKSEIEKKDTWNLWFKVVVAVIPSVIIGLPLDDWLDAHFHKFFPVALMLIIYGIAFIVVEKRNKNVTPKCTDLNKFTYKAALIVGMFQVLSLVPGTSRSGATILGGILIGASRFVATEFSFFMGIPTMIGASGLKIVKFIMHGNSFSFQSTIVLLVGTAVSFIVSVLAIKFLMNYIKKNDFTIFGWYRIILGVILIGYWLIAM, from the coding sequence ATGTTTTTGCTTAACATTTTAAAAGCAATTATTCTAGGAATCATTGAAGGAATCACAGAATGGTTGCCAATTAGTAGTACTGGACACTTAATTTTGGCTAATGAATTTATCAAGCTGCAAGAATCAGAAGCCTTTATGACAATGTTTAACGTTGTGATTCAATTAGGTGCAATACTTGCGGTTATCTATCTTTACTTTAATAAATTGAATCCTTTTTCTCCTCGTAAAAGTGAGATTGAGAAAAAAGATACTTGGAATCTTTGGTTCAAAGTTGTTGTAGCTGTTATTCCATCAGTTATTATCGGATTACCTTTAGATGATTGGTTAGATGCACATTTCCATAAGTTTTTCCCAGTAGCATTGATGCTGATTATTTACGGGATTGCTTTTATCGTGGTGGAAAAACGCAACAAAAATGTAACACCAAAATGTACAGATTTAAATAAATTTACTTACAAAGCAGCATTAATCGTCGGGATGTTCCAAGTCTTATCATTAGTGCCTGGTACTTCCCGCTCTGGTGCGACAATCTTGGGTGGTATTTTAATCGGGGCTTCTCGCTTTGTTGCCACCGAATTTTCTTTCTTTATGGGAATTCCTACGATGATTGGTGCCAGTGGTTTGAAAATTGTAAAATTTATTATGCATGGCAACAGTTTTAGCTTCCAAAGTACAATTGTATTATTAGTTGGTACTGCCGTATCTTTCATCGTTTCAGTATTAGCAATTAAATTTTTAATGAACTACATCAAGAAAAACGACTTTACCATTTTTGGCTGGTACCGAATTATTTTAGGGGTTATCTTAATTGGTTATTGGCTAATCGCAATGTAA
- a CDS encoding DUF47 domain-containing protein, translating into MARRKQYDFLGAMAHLTQNAADAAEVLVQLVKNYSAETLTLEAEKIHDLEKEGDRIVTELTNELYDAFITPIDREDILIIAERIDDILDGINALTYLFENLAITKMRPQTDEFAKMVLTATNGVHTAMLEFPKFKHSKTLKKMIDEVNQVESESDRLYSELKKGLFTEETDVLEIIKWKDVYDRLEQIVNASEDAVDIIDGMVIKNT; encoded by the coding sequence ATGGCACGAAGAAAACAATATGATTTTTTAGGTGCAATGGCACATTTGACCCAAAATGCAGCGGATGCGGCAGAAGTGTTAGTGCAATTAGTAAAAAATTATTCTGCAGAAACGCTAACATTAGAGGCAGAGAAAATTCATGATTTGGAAAAAGAAGGCGACCGCATTGTGACGGAGCTGACTAATGAATTGTATGATGCATTTATAACCCCTATTGATCGGGAAGATATTTTGATTATAGCAGAAAGAATCGATGATATTTTAGACGGGATTAATGCCTTGACTTATCTTTTTGAAAACTTAGCTATTACTAAAATGCGTCCACAAACAGATGAGTTTGCTAAAATGGTTTTAACAGCAACAAACGGAGTTCATACGGCGATGCTAGAATTTCCGAAGTTTAAACATTCAAAAACTTTGAAGAAAATGATTGATGAAGTAAATCAGGTTGAATCAGAGTCTGACCGCCTATATTCTGAATTGAAAAAAGGCTTGTTTACCGAAGAAACTGACGTTTTAGAAATTATTAAATGGAAAGACGTCTATGATCGTTTGGAACAAATCGTTAATGCTAGTGAAGATGCTGTGGATATTATTGACGGCATGGTAATTAAAAATACTTAA
- a CDS encoding inorganic phosphate transporter, protein MGVIFVNGWTDAPNAIATAVSTRVLKPNVAIWIAVIMNFLGALVMTYFNAQVAETISNIVSFDAQGNIGASQVALAASLFSIVVWAVAAWYFGIPTSESHALIAGLTGSAMALGGLGAVNGQEWIKVLIGLVVSTILGFGGGYLITKLIALIFRDVPRRKANKFFTVGQAIAAAANAFLHGAQDGQKFMGVFMLGLYYNNLAEKTGGGFTIPLWVMALCSITMGIGTSVGGMKIIKSVGMDMVKLEKYQGFSADVSAAIVLFLASVFGIPVSTTHTKTTAIMGVGASRRLSSVDWRIVKEMIFAWVMTFPGCGLIAYLMAKLFVAIF, encoded by the coding sequence ATGGGCGTTATTTTTGTCAACGGATGGACTGACGCACCCAATGCCATTGCGACGGCTGTTTCTACACGGGTTCTAAAACCAAACGTGGCAATCTGGATCGCGGTAATTATGAACTTTCTTGGCGCATTAGTGATGACTTATTTTAATGCACAAGTTGCAGAAACAATCAGTAATATTGTAAGTTTTGACGCCCAAGGGAATATCGGCGCCTCACAAGTAGCACTGGCAGCTTCACTTTTTTCAATTGTTGTCTGGGCAGTCGCGGCTTGGTATTTTGGTATTCCCACCAGTGAATCCCATGCGTTAATTGCTGGTTTAACTGGTTCTGCAATGGCTTTAGGCGGTCTTGGTGCCGTTAATGGACAAGAGTGGATTAAAGTGTTAATTGGTTTAGTCGTGTCTACAATCTTAGGTTTTGGTGGTGGCTATTTAATTACTAAGCTCATTGCGCTTATTTTTCGCGATGTTCCAAGAAGAAAAGCCAACAAGTTTTTTACTGTCGGCCAAGCTATTGCAGCGGCAGCCAATGCCTTTTTACATGGCGCTCAAGATGGGCAAAAATTTATGGGGGTCTTTATGTTAGGCCTTTACTATAACAATTTGGCTGAAAAAACTGGTGGTGGTTTTACCATTCCACTATGGGTAATGGCGTTATGTTCGATCACGATGGGGATTGGAACTTCCGTTGGTGGTATGAAAATTATTAAATCGGTCGGAATGGATATGGTGAAACTAGAAAAATATCAAGGCTTCTCTGCTGACGTAAGTGCAGCAATTGTTTTATTTCTAGCTTCAGTCTTTGGTATTCCAGTTTCCACTACCCATACTAAAACGACTGCTATTATGGGCGTAGGCGCATCAAGACGACTTTCCAGTGTGGATTGGCGGATTGTAAAAGAAATGATTTTTGCCTGGGTAATGACTTTTCCAGGTTGTGGTTTAATTGCCTATTTAATGGCGAAATTATTTGTTGCAATCTTTTAA
- the rpsT gene encoding 30S ribosomal protein S20, translated as MPNIESAIKRVKTSTAANAKNSSQMSAVRSSIKKFEQAVEAGADNVEALYKEASKAIDMAETKGLIHKNKANRDKARLSKKIAK; from the coding sequence ATGCCAAACATTGAATCTGCAATCAAACGCGTGAAAACTAGCACTGCTGCTAACGCTAAAAATTCATCTCAAATGAGTGCTGTGCGTTCAAGCATCAAAAAATTCGAACAAGCTGTCGAAGCTGGTGCCGACAACGTAGAAGCTTTGTATAAAGAAGCTAGCAAAGCGATCGATATGGCCGAAACTAAAGGCTTGATCCACAAAAATAAAGCTAACCGCGATAAAGCTCGTTTAAGCAAAAAAATCGCTAAGTAG